Sequence from the Sulfuricurvum sp. IAE1 genome:
AATCCTCCGAAATAGACGACTCCTCTCCTCATCAAAAAATTAAACCACCTTTTAAAATTATTCTCCGTACTACTGTTATGAAGCGCGGCAAAAAAGTCACTTCTAAAAAAACCTTCCCGTTTACCGACAAGGGCATCACCTTCAAGCGTGCCGTTGAAAAAGTATCCTCTCAGCGTGAGAGTTTCCGTGATGATCTCACCTTTAAACGCAAAGAAGAGGTGAAAAGGAACGTGACGCTCAGAGAGGCGTGGGATCAGTACATCTCGGAACGAGAGGCGAATGGAAAGCTCTCGAAACAAAACATCGACATTCAAAAACTGGTATTCGACAAATACATGGAAGAGATAGAGCATCTCCCAGTGTCACAAATAGAGACTGAAGACCTGCAGCAGATCGTGAACTCTATCCTGGCATCCGGGAAAAAACCCCGCACAGCAAAACTGATCCAGGACTATCTCAGGCCTTTTTTCAAAGCGGCGAAGATTATCCCTAACCCAGCTACGGATATTGAGCTACCTACATTCGACAATACGGTCCGTTTCGAATTATCGAAGCCAAAAGCAAAAGCTCTGGTGCAGGCAATGTCATCTTACCCAGAGCCAACAATCCGGGGGGTAATGTCTTTTTTGCTGGACGGCAGACGTCTTGGAGAGATTCTACTCATGGAGTGGACATCGGTCAATATTCCAAGCCGATCGTACACGGTTCAGTCATTCACCACGAAGAACCGCAAAACAGCCCAGTATCAGCTCAGAGATGATACGGAGGAAGCATTGGACGCAATCCCGAAGATATCGAAGTACATCTTCCCGGCACGGACCGACACGAACAGACCGATGAGTAAGGAGACGTTCCGTAACCACTGGGTAAAAATCCTGCAAGAGCTGGATATCAATATGAGAATCCACGATATCAGGCACCTTATCGGAGGTACCCTTGTAAACTCAGGGGCGACGCTGGAGCAGATCGCCGCGGTTCTTGGCCACAGTTCTACTACGATCACCAAAAGGTACTCAAAGGTCAAAAAAGAGACGGCCGCTAATGCACTGAACCAGTTTCATGATGCTATGAAGTGACTCAAAAGAGCACACCCATCGCCTCATCATCTTCATAGTTAGATATGAACACCTCCCGCACCGCTTTCTTTTGATGCCCCCCGCCTAACGTATAATCGATCTCTCGACTCGATCGGATCACCATGTCCGCATACAGTTCCCGCACCAGGTCGCAGTCGTTGTAGCTCAGAAGAAATTTTCCGCGAATGTTCTGCAGCAGATCTGACAACAGCCTGTGTTCTGCCTCACCGAAACCGCCAGTATTCTGATAGTAGCTTTCCGTGTCGACGTATGGCGGATCACAGTAGAAAAACGTATCCGGGCTGTCATACGTCAGGATCAGTTTTTCGAAGCTCATGTTTTCGATTGTCACATACCGAAGCCTGCGCGACCAGACGTAGAAGTTTTTATGCAGATCCTTCGGACGACCGTTTTTGGCCGACATTGCGAAATTGGTACCTTTCGATCCGAAGCTCTGCGTCAGCGAGTAGTAATAGAACGCAGCGCGCTCGATGTTGTTTCTTGGCTTCATACGTCCGGCGACGACGTCGTCGAACAGTTCACGGCTGACTAGCAACCGGCTCAGATACATCGAGAGCGACTGCGGGTTTGTCCTGATCGATCGGTGGAGGTTGACCAGTTCGCCGTTGATGTCGTTTACGACCTCGGCTTTCTTGGGAGATATGGGAGCACGTTTGCGATAGAGGACGTTGAGAGCACCACCGAATACTTCAACGTAGAGACGATGTTCCGGCATCATGGAGACGATATCATCGGCGAGTTGCGATTTACCGCCGATCCATCCGAATGGCGCTTGAAGACGCTGCATGTCATTCCTTTGCACCGTGACATATTTTCACGGCCATAAAAAGATATCGGAAATAATCCCGATACCGCAGCAGTCTTCACCGGGTGCTGTGGTCCCAATCAATCACACTCTTTTTTAGCCTCCCTCAACTCATCCCGCTCTCTGATAATATCCGCCAACGTCTCAGCATCATTCACGCCTGATTTCGCAGGCTGTACTTCTTTGGTCTTGCATTTGACAGGAACATTTACCTCTACGACACGATCGACATAGACTGTCTTTCCAGAGCAACCGTGCAGCATAAACGCTGCGATCAATGCAAATATGATCCACTTCATCTCACCGCCTCCTGCACCATCGATCTCATTGCCTGGCATTCATCATTACCACTGAGCGCTGCGACCTCTTTGCGCTTTGCCTCGTACCGCTTCCATATCTCTTTCGATTTTTCCTCAAACTGTGCAGCCCGTTTCTCCGCATCGATGCGCTGGGCTTCTACAGCGTAGTTCAGATCGACTATGGCCTGACGCAGTGCGTCCTGCTGAAGCTCCGAGAGCTTCGCCTCTGCGGATAGCGTCACGATGGTTGCGTCACGATCTTCCACCCGCTCGGAGTAGATGGACCATACCTGATAAAGCGATACGGCCAGCAAAACAAGCATAATCTCCCGCCAATATCGCAGCACCATCACTTATCCTCCATAGACTTGGTCGTTACGGTACGAAGGTACCACCCCAGCACCCCGATCGCGACGATGAAAAACCCGTAGTTATCATCACCGACGAGGGATCGAAACTCCCCAGTGTTCGCCTCTATCAGCCCCACAGCGACGAGCATCGCGTTGAATAACTGCGTTTTTGATTTCCACCAGTTGCGGAAAATTTTACGGATGATATTACGCATTTTGAGCCCTCTCGATCCAGCCGTCCAGAAACACCCCCTGACTCGGATCGCGTCGCACGATCTCGCGCACCATCTTGACCCGCTCGGTACGCAGCAGCGTTTGGAGTGATTCCTGTGCTGGGTATGCGTTAATCTTCGCGGCAGTTGCCGGGCCTATATCTCCGTCTACCTTCGCCCCAACTATCCGCTGCACCGATTTGGCCGGTGAACCCTCTCCGCTGTTGACGGCCCAGTCGTAGAGAATGTTCGCTACTTCCTGCGACTTGATCCGGTCCCCCTCGATGTCGTCCCAAAAATTGACCAGGTAGAAGCGGCGCACAAGCTCTTTGAGACGTGGCTCTGCTTCGAGTATTTTGTCCACCTTACGCCAGCTCGATGGGGAGTGAATTTCGCGCGGGAATTTCGAGCGGTGCGCGTCGATTAGTTCCCACCCCTTCCACATCGGCCAGTATTTCCGGGCGATGCCGTGAAATGTCTCTCCACCACGGTCTCCGATGTGGTTCGCATAGCCCCCCTCATTCTCTGCAGTACGCGCATAGGCGATTGAAAAATCAGCCATTTTTTCTTCCTCCTTCGTAAAATTGAGCGACCAGCTCATGGAGCTGAACATTGTTTTCACAGAGCTGAATCAGCGTCCGTTCGTCCGATGCGAACTTCGCGTAGTCGGCGATGATCTTCCAGCCCTGCCATGCCGGGAACTCGTCGCGGCTGATTCCTTTGTAATCTTCCATCCGCTACCCCCTCTTCCCGTTCTCAAGGTAACCGAGGATCTTCCCCACTCCGGTTTCGATCGTATCAAACCGCCCGTCGATGTGTTTCTCGAACTGCCGGAACAGCTCTTTGGATACATACTTGTCATCGCACTCCCGCGCCGTGATCGACGCGCTCTGTTTTGTCCGCAGTTCCACGATCGATTCGCCGTGTCCGTCGATCCTTCCCCCCAGCCCGTTGACCGAGTTCTTCAGCGACTCAATCTCCTTGCTGTGCCGCTCACCCTGTGCCTTCATCATGGCCCATGCTCCGGCAACCGACGCGATGATCCCGCCTCCACTTATGATCAGGCTCGTTTCTACAACCATCATTCCCCCCTTGACAGATAACAGTGATTGTACTCGAGCTTAGAGAGCAGGCAGCACACGATGTTGTCGAACCGTGTTGCGATCCCTTTTTCTTTGCGCCGATGGATATGCGAGCTGATCGTCTCGTCCTGAGAACCGTTCCAGACCAGAACGTTGAAGAACTGATCGACGGCGAGAGCGAGACGAAATCGGCGAGAGCGCTTCTCCATATCGGATTCAAATTTGTCATACAGTGCAGAGAGCTGTTCTGGTGTGCGGGTCATTGGAAAAACTTTCCACGTTCAAGGATGAACAGGAGGGAAAAACTCTCGAACTCAGCCTCTGCTATGGGTAATTTCGTACCGTTTTTGAAATGGATCACGGTTTTTATTTCGGTTTCAGTAGGAAGCTCGCCCTTGGTGATCGCATCTCTCAACCGCTTAAATGTAGCCTCCACCTGTATCATCCCATCCCCGTCATCTTTTGTGACTGAGATATAACGGTCTGTTCCGTCTTGATTGGTTCCGTATTTGAAGCCGAGCAGCATAGCTTTGTCTCTGAGCTCTGAAGCGATACGGGCATCATATGCGGCTTTCAGTTCGGCATCCTCGACCCACACCCACAAAGCTTCATTCCATAAGCTGTATTCGTTTGGCTGTTCCGGTTTTTCTTTGGGAGCCTCACGGTACTCCCATGCTGTTCCGTTCCAGTAGATTTCAAAGCCGTCCTTGGCGATAGGCGGTGCCTTATCCGTCGCTAGGGCCGGGATCAGGTACGTATCTGGTTCGAGTGGGGATGGATCAGCTTTTGAGATCCCTGCGAATTTTCCGTTTTCTTCATAATTGTAGATTTTCATAGGAACTCCTTAATATTTGATGCATGCAAGCATGGCGATATTGCGTGGGCGCGTTTCTGAACCGCCTGATGATGTAGTTGTAGCCCACGCACCCAATGATGATCCGGATGAAGCAGCTACACTGGTAACAGCTGGTACGTTACCGTATAGCCCAAGGTTGTGTGAGTGCGACTGGATATCTCCTGATTGTGAACTACCAAATGCACGACCGCTATCCACGCCTCTGCCATCATCCCATCCGCGCAGAAACTCTCCACGCAAATCAGGCAGTTTGAATGTAGTCGACCCATCTCCGGCACCGAATGTAGTACCGATAGCAGCAAACAAAGCCGCATAAGCAGTTCTCGATACCAACGCTCCATTGGCTTTGATCCAACCGCCAGGGGGAGTGCTCTGAGCAAAATAGCAAACAGTACCGGCAGGTATGGCTAAAGATAAATCAGATAAATTTGCTTTTTCGGCAGACAACTCATCTAATGCAGCTTTTACTTTTGTTGCACTCAGCCCACTCGTCTGATTGTCGTAATGAATCGATCCTGCATCATTCATGGCTATCCATGACAATGGTGACTCTGTCGGGCTTTCCGTGGTGTTCTCCAATACACGATACACTAGACCTTGCCACTCCCATGATTCACCAACAACGGCGGAAGACACACCTGCAACAAAACTGCCTTGGAAATTTGCAGCGGAAAGCGCTGCAGCCGCCGCCGCGTTGGTGCTCACTTCTTTTTCATTGATGTTTTGCTCGGTCGCATTGATCTGTGTGACGAATTGAATGAGCTTCACCCCAAATGAAGCCATCCATGCGACGAACGCATCGGAGCGGGTCCGAAAAGTAGCCGCGTCTGCCGAACTTGGTGCATCCGGAGGTGTTGTAAATTGGACATTGATTGCCATGTATTTCCCCTTTTTAAATTAATCCGATGATATCTACGGTGATAGCGGTTTCAACTGGTCCTTCAATAAGCACTTCGTGTTTTTGGATATACCCGAAGATGTCTAAGAGCCCGCCTCCGTTCAGGAAAACCAGTGGTGTTCCCCTGGCTTCCGTAAGCCTTTTGAATACCATTTGCGATGTACCTGTACGTGCGAATACATTCGCCCTGATTGTTTTCGCATAATTTCCGCGTTCAAGGAGTGTTGCACCGGAGCTTTGGTTGGTAACCACTTTCGAAAAATCAAGAGCACCCAAGGAAAACGAATATTTTGTCGCTCCGATCTCTCTAACCACTCCGATAAAAAGGATCCCGCATCTGGCCTCACTGACGCCATTGTCGATCTTCACGTGATATGTGATATTCATCGTCAAGGTTGTTCGATAATACGTCACCGAATTTTTACGTTGATCGAGCCAATCACCGAAAAAGTAATCGAGCCAGTCGACAACGTCGTCTACCATATCGAAAGTGGTGCTTTCGATCGTCTGTAGCGTATCATTGTCAATTACTTCAATCAGAACCGATGAAGCTTCGATATTTCCGATAAACATACCTTTTGATCCGTATGCCACTACTTCGACGTCGATATTCTCAGGGTTAATCGTCTGTGTGTTCAGAAATTGATCGAACATTTTGAACTTGTTCGCTGTACCTATATGCTCCCAGTCCAACGGATTTTCATTAGGCTTCTTTCCGGTATTGTTTGTCAGGGCTTTATATTCTCCGTAGTTGTCTGGAAGATATACCTGCGCTCCGATGCTGTACGGAGTATTGATATCCCACTCGTTCAAAAGCGAACCGGAGACATTTGAACTGACAATAGAGATATTTGACGGATACATTATCTTCATGCCGGAATTCCTGACGTACTGTTAAACTGAGCGAGTTTTAGCTGATCTTTGAGCGTACGGATCACTTCATACAGCTGGGCAACCATCTGGGATGAATTGTCGGCGTTTTCCTGCATCTTGTCAGCCAGTGATTTGACACTGAATGATGTACTTGGAGTTCCGATTTTTGCTAGCATCATGTCTGGTATAAATCCAGTATTGACCTGCGCGTACATTGTTTGCTTGATTGCATCTGCCTGTGCTTCTAGCTCATCAGTAGATTTACTCAACTGTGCGTTATAAGCGTCTGATGCATTGGTTGCATTCATCAACGCATCCCCGAGGCTTTTCCAGTTATTGATGGTTTCAGGAGTGAATGACGACCGAATAGCTTCGTTGTACTTCTCTAAATAATTGTCGACTGTTACCCCCTGAGCACCTATCAGATCTGCAACCGCTTCGAGATCTCCCCGCGCCCACTCTGCCTGCTTCTTTAGAGACTCGGTAACCATTCCTATCCGCTCGAGTGACCATGTTTCAAATGATCTTTTCGTCCCGATGAAATCGTTCACAGCCGTAGCGAATGTTTCCTGGACCGTCTTGCTCAGGCTCGATGCATACTGAGTCCACGCCCCGTAAAAATAATCAGTCAGGTTTGGATCATCAACGAACGCACGGATAAATGCACGATCAATCGCGTTATAGAAACTTGTCCCGGTGTATCTGCCAGCCCCAACAACGATACGGTCAACGTCTCCAAGCTGTCCGAGCAGATAATCGTATGTTGTAAAGATCCCTTGTATCTGCTTCATCTGATCAGAACTGAGCCCATAATACTCAGTCCAAGACTTCGATTTAAACCAAGACTTCTTCTGATAATCAGTATACGCAGACAATCCGCCCATACCGCTGTCAGACGTGATATTGGACCATGCATGGATACCTGATCCGGTTGTTTTGGTCTTTCCGAACATTCCGCCAATCACAGATCCGAGAGCGGTACCGATTGCCCCGCCAACCAAAGTACCAAGCCCAGGGATGATCGATCCAGCGATCGCACCTATAGACCCACCAATCGCTCCATAGTTTGCGGCACGCGTATTCGCCCCGAGCAGCTTATCCCCAAGTGATCCTACTGCATATCCGCCAAGCCCCCCTAGGGCTCCTGCAGTTGCAAGCCCACCGTAGTACGCCGCTCCGCTCAATCCGGACACACCACCACCGGCAAGTACGTTTGCCCCACCTGCCAAAAATGACCCGGTTCCGGTAAATCCGGCTCCGTATGCCGTACCGGCCAAATTCGCCATGTAAGCTGAAGGCGCATACAGCAGGCCGTTTATACCTTGTGTAGCAAGAGTATAGGCGTTATTCAACGCTGAAGCGGAATTAACCAAATTCCCGATATCTGTTCCGGCAGTCGTAATTTGACCGGCCGAGTCGAAAACGGTACCGCCCGCGGTTGTGGTAAACCCAGATGAATCACTCGTCCCTCCGAACATTGCGATTTGATCCGCGCTCAGTACCGAACCAACCCCGAGCATTCCTGCCCCGGATACCTGTGCAGCCCCACCGAAATAACTGAATATGTTTTGGATACCAGACGGTGCCGAATTTGTTCCGATCAACATATCCTGAACGCTTCCGATGATCGACGACGACAACCTCGACGAAATCGCTCTTGCAATTGAAGTTGTGAGGCTGTCCCAAAAGTCCTTCAGCCAATCACCAAACGAATTCCATTTCCCAACCATAGCATCGAAGAGCTGATTACCCATCGCTTTATAGAGATCACTGAAAAATGACAGCCACCCGGCATTCTGTTCTTCCCATTGTTTTTTCGCTAGTTCGGATTGCTCTTCGTAGCGCTTTTTGTCGATTTTGGAAATCGATGCATTAACGTATTCGACGATCTTAATGTCTTCAAGTCCTGCGGCTGCAAACTCTGTTGCACGATTGGAAATGTTTACCAGCTCATTGTCATACCAGTTGTCTGACAGCTCGTTGATAGCCATATACATAGACTGAGCCGTTTCAATCTGTTTTGCGTAGCGTTCCTGATCAGCCTGATCCTCTTTGGCATAGTTCTCTTCGGTGAGCTTGCGTGATTCACTCATCATGTTGCCAAGTTCATCAAGCTCTTTACGGTTCAACGCCGATTTTGCTTCAGATACGTACTTGGCAATTTCTATCTCAGGCATTTTCTGATCACGCCACGCCTTTGCCTGGTCATCGATAGATTTGATTGCTTTGTCATGGTCAGAAGCACCGATATTGAAGATAGTATCTTGAAGCGATTTGTAATTTTTGGCGTACTCTTCTGCGGATTTGGCTGCTGCTTTTAGCTCTTTATCGGTGGGTATGTAAGGCTTATTTACTCCTCCACCAGATGGTTTAGCATTCGCGACTTCATGTAATTTCTGAAGCTGTTTTCCATATGTTTTGAGTTCATTCTCAATCTGAACTCTGCGGTGAAGCGCAATCCTTTCATTACCAAAAAGTGATTGCATTATCGAAGGATTATTGATCGATTCATTAACCTTGTCAAGCTCTATAGTTCCATATGTAATCTTTGCTTGCAATGCTTTGGCGCTCAGGTTTTCTACATCTACAGCGGTTCTTCGGACTGAATCCCGCAGTTCATCTGCCTGATTTTTCAGAACTAATCCGACACCGACGATCGCCGCACCTGCAATAGCGTACGGGTTCACTGCAATAAGACGGTTCCATGCCCCTATAGCTGCATTGGCGGCAACTTGACGTGCGGTAAGCGTTGTTACAGATGCGGTAGTAGTGTTGGTTGCAATGCTATATGATGTAGTTGCAACGGTGGAAGCAGCTATATAAGCCGCATGCAGTTGCTGCGCTCCATTCAAAGCCACTGTGCCTATTTTCCACGCTATAATCGTTGAAACTGCCGTACCTACATACCCAACATAATCACCAATCTCTCCACTATGTTCAGATAGTACAACTGTAACATCGGAAATAGCTGAAGCAATACCGACTGTTACTCCATGCATCTGGTCAAATTCGTGGATTGTAAGACCGATCTGATTGGTCAAAACAACCAGCGACTGCCCAACAGTTTTAGGCATTTGATTGAATTCTTCTTCTATGGCACTTTTTTGGGTGAGAATCGCTTCATAGACTTTCTCAGCAGTTAGTTTTCCATCTTCCCCGAGCGTTTTAAGCTGCCCTACTGTGACCCCCATACCTTCAGCAATAGCCTCCGCAAGCCGTGGGGCCTGCTCTAGCACAGAGTTGAGCTCCTCACCGCGGAGAACCCCAGATGCAAATCCCTGTCCTAATTGGATTACTGCCGCTTTTGCACTTTCAGCGGAAGCCCCTGAAACTATAAATGATTTACTGATGGCCTCCGTTACGTCGAGCGTTTCATATTGACTTTTGTTCATATCCTGCGTAGCCCGTGCAATACGAGCATACAGATCGGCATTGCTCCCATAACTGGTACGGCTCTCCTGAGAGATATCGAACAGATCGGCCTGCACCGATACGAGCTGCTGTGTGGAATCTGTGACAAGGCGTAAACGTCCCTCTAACAGGTTCCATGTGTCTGCCTGAGCGATAGCATCTCTGGTGAGATCACTCATATAAGATGATCCGGCCATTACTGCCTGAAATCCTACATACGCATGACCCATAAATCCGATGCGTTCTGATAGGTTATCTACCGATTTTGCTGCGTCCGAAGTTGCCGACGAAACAGATCGCTGTGCCGATACGGCTCGTATCGATTCGCGCTCGATCTCGGAGAAACTTCGCTTAACACTTTCTATCCCTTTGAGGTCAGATACGGTATTAAGTTTGATTCTCAGCTCTTTTTCCATATACTGCCCCCTATGAAATATTTATCTTCTCTATTCAGAACAGCCGCTATCAGTTTTACGGCACCTTTTCTGATCGCCATTACGGCTATCTGGTTCTTATTTATCCGTTAAATTCGGACAACATTGATTTTAAAATCCGATAAGCTTCTACTGGGTCATCCCCGGTTCTGCTAACGTAATCTTTCACGATGTCGTAGTTGATTGCAACACCATCGAATGACCTCTGGAGCGACAGAGCTAAGCAGTCACTTAGTATCAACTCTGTTTCACACTCCGGAATGAATACAGCATCATCATCGATCCGATGCAGATCGTCTGCCAGATGGATATAACTTTGACCTTTGCCAAACTCTCTGGCAAAACGTCTTAGCCTTTCGACTTTCCCTTTTTTGCCTCAGCGACCATTTGTTCGATTTCTTTCACAAGCACTAAATATCCGATGTTATGTTCATCGACATAACCTTTGAGGCGCTCTTTATCGGTCCCTGAAACAGTCATCAAAAAGCGTGACTGATACATTTCGTTGAGCATCTTCTCTGTCTCTTCGATGTTTTTTGGAGCGATCTTTGCCTCGATCGCTTCGATCTGATCGAGAAGATCGAGAGCTGATTGGTTCTGACCGTCAGCTTTAAGCAACTGGTACCGCTCGATCATTCGACCGAGTTTAGCCTCGTTTTCACTTCTTTCTTTGAACTCTGCATCGTATGAACCGTACTTCTCTTTCAGCGTGTCCTGCTGCTCTTTTTTCAAATTTGAAACCGTGACATTGAATGTGATCCCATCGATCTCCAATGCGATTGCCATAGTTGTGAACAAAGCCATTTTTTTGCCTTTTTATGGATTTTCCCGCGGGAAATTTTTTGATCAAAAAATTCATTGCCTTTTTGGTGAGGGGAAGGCTAACCCATCGGATCACTTGTAGGTGATCGTGTAATTGTCGTTCCCGGAAGATGCCTGAGCGCGGAAGGTGCGGGAAATTTTGACGTTTCCGGCATCGTCGCTCTCGCTGACATCTTTGAGGATTGCATAGGGGATCGAGAGCTCGATCTGTGACCCAGCTTCACCAACTTGGATGATGATCGCCAGTACCGTTCCAGCGGAGAAATCTGCCCATGCTGCTTCATCAGTACCTTTGATCTTGACCGCAGTGACAGTGATCGTAGGGTCGAAATCCTGCATGTAGTATTCGGCCATATTGATCGCGTATAGCTCGTTGATCTGATTTCCGAGATCAAAATCGAAGCTGTCTGCATTGAGTGTCGCACCCCCTACGGTCAGAACCGACACTTTGGTTACCAGCGGAGCTGTATTGGTATCGAGCGTAACAGTCGGGTTTGGTTCCGCAGTAGCCGCTGCATCAGCTAAAAACCCTTTGACCGATACCGTCGCCGACAATGGCTCACCGATTTTCCCGCTAATTTTAAGATTTCCTGCCACTCCCGTGAGAGCACGTACATACCCGTCGGTATAAACCTTGATCTGTCCTGTACCTGCACCGGTTCCGCCCGGCTTGTACTCGACCTTTGTCGCTGCTGTGACCGTTTCTGCAAGTCCGCAGATTTTAAGCAGCTCGTCGATGCTGGGGGCTGTTCCTAGTGCAGACGCTTTTTTCATCTGTACAGGAATGTCAAACTCTGCAGTGACCCAGTTGGGGTCGATGAATGTTTTGGTAGCACCCATCATCCCGTTACCAATGTCTTTGTAATCTCCGGATTTCACCTTCGGATTGACAAAAACGAGCCCGTTGGTTGTGATGACATCATCAGCAACCGGTGCGCCTCCTGATTTTGCCAGGACAACATTTTTAAGCGTCAGCTGATTCGACATAATCTTTTACCTTTCCTGTTTGTTTCAGAGCTTCGGCGGTGGCCGCATTGACCGTTACCTCTCCGCTGTATTCCAGATCGCTGAGGACCACCACCGTATTGTCCTCGATGACAAGCGTCACCGTTTCATCTTTGGCTCTTGCCATATCACACTCCAGACCAAAGCGTCGCTTTGACCATAAAATATTCGTGTTCCAATCCCTCGTTAAAATCGAGGGTACTTTCGGCAAACTCGATCTTCTCAGGATGGTTTAGATCACCCGCGTTGCCTATCGTCATCAATGCATTGACCATCGATTCACCGATATCAGCATCACGCTTGACCTTTACTGCGAATACAACCTCTTTGAGCGTTGACGCGGTAGGAGTGCGTCGGAATACGAAAACATCCGCCGTCTTTACGATAGGACGAACCGCATCCGAAATCCGTATTTTTACGTCAGCTTCACTCATCATAAACGCGTACCTAAAACGACCGTTTTTGATCCAAAACCGTCATCGTGCGGACCGCTTGCAACACCGTATGTTTTACCGTTTGCAACGATCACCGAATCAGCACTGATCACTACGCTCGACGCAACTTTAAGCACATTTACCAACTCTTCCATTTCGCCGGATTGCTCCAGCAAAAACCCAGATATCACTACCCCATCAATCGTTACCGAATCGGCAAGCTCTTCGGAGTTCATGAACACGTTTTCCGTATCAGCGGCAAGTTGATCTTTGAGGCTCATTGTTAATCTCCGATGCTCGTCGCAATGATTTTACGGATAGTCTCGATATCCGCATCGTCCGGGAGCGTAATCCCTTCCTCTTCAGCCAGCTCGCGCAGAGCGTCTTCATCCATTTCGTCGATGTCGACAATGCCGCGATGATCTTCGATAAGCGCCATCAGCTCTTTTTTGTTCATACTGCTGTATTTTTCGAGCCCGAGGTATTCACATACTTTTTTCAGGTCGTCAACTTTGAGCACACTCAGATCATCCAGTACCGCCATCTCTTCAACAGAGAGTCCATCACCATTTGTAGATGGTTGTGTAGATGAAGGTTTGAATGTCTCTTCTGCAGCACCGTGAGCCACCAGAAACTCAGCATCTTTAACATCGATGTCTTTCCCGTTACCGACTACAAGCACTGCTTTGGCCTTATGCAGTTTTCCGCCTACTTTGGCGGAATTCATGAGTTTAATCGCTTCCATTAGTACACCTTCATAGATACGATCGCATCGATCTCATGCGCGGCAGGAAGCGGAGCAGACTGCACCATCAACCACGTTGCATCAGGGTCCTCTTCGTCCCATGTTTTAGGGAACCGTGGGA
This genomic interval carries:
- a CDS encoding phage tail tube protein, with the translated sequence MMGATKTFIDPNWVTAEFDIPVQMKKASALGTAPSIDELLKICGLAETVTAATKVEYKPGGTGAGTGQIKVYTDGYVRALTGVAGNLKISGKIGEPLSATVSVKGFLADAAATAEPNPTVTLDTNTAPLVTKVSVLTVGGATLNADSFDFDLGNQINELYAINMAEYYMQDFDPTITVTAVKIKGTDEAAWADFSAGTVLAIIIQVGEAGSQIELSIPYAILKDVSESDDAGNVKISRTFRAQASSGNDNYTITYK
- a CDS encoding Rho termination factor N-terminal domain-containing protein produces the protein MEAIKLMNSAKVGGKLHKAKAVLVVGNGKDIDVKDAEFLVAHGAAEETFKPSSTQPSTNGDGLSVEEMAVLDDLSVLKVDDLKKVCEYLGLEKYSSMNKKELMALIEDHRGIVDIDEMDEDALRELAEEEGITLPDDADIETIRKIIATSIGD